A genomic window from Diorhabda sublineata isolate icDioSubl1.1 chromosome 8, icDioSubl1.1, whole genome shotgun sequence includes:
- the LOC130447878 gene encoding WD repeat-containing protein 91, with the protein MAHAQFLDEMIREYLLYKGFGSTLKAFDAELKADKMKSFRVDKIVDQLIYFINNYDLISLRDLWGHLNRHLFSKLESHYLPSVRKLENAVLKMYLINTVFNSKPDKMNEFFVKMTPELQNQAEWKDWFVLPYIKNPEENPTFSLHFTKQWQDTLWVSVHNFLATIIQFMPIPTLMHFEDDATRISKLEERNESLKKRLILLLDRGPQSSVTPCQVEPPQHLLDDFYVIAQENNLGESQARSLRSIIKNMSSSASPILGRKESALGKRRERK; encoded by the exons ATGGCCCATGCACAATTTTTGGATGAAATGATAAGggaatatttattgtataaagGATTTGGATCGACATTAAAAGCATTTGATGCAGAACTGAAAGCtgataaaatgaaaagttttagAGTTGACAAAATAGTTGATcaactaatatattttataaacaattatgaTCTTATTTCACTTAGGGATTTGTGGGGTCATTTGAATAGACATTTGTTTTCTAAATTGGAGAGTCATTATTTACCTA GTGTACGTAAGCTGGAAAATGCGGTGTTGAAAATGTACTTGATAAATACAGTATTTAATAGTAAACCcgataaaatgaatgaattttttgtcaaaatgacTCCAGAACTACAAAACCAAGCAGAATGGAAAGATTGGTTTG tattaccatatataaaaaatcCAGAAGAAAATCCAACATTTTCTTTACATTTTACAAAACAATGGCAAGATACTCTTTGGGTTTCAGTTCATAATTTCTTGGCCACAATAATACAG ttcATGCCAATCCCCACGTTAATGCATTTTGAAGATGATGCTACTAGAATAAGTAAATTGGAAGAAAGAAACGAATCTCTTAAAAAACGACTGATATTATTACTTGATAGAGGACCTCAATCTAGTGTCACTCCATGTCAAGTAGAGCCCCCTCAACACTTGTTAGACGACTTCTATGTTATAgcacaagaaaataatttaggtGAAAGTCAAGCTAGAAGCTTAAGAAGTATTATAAAGAATATGAGTAGCAGTGCAAGTCCAATTTTAGGTAGAAAAGAAAGCGCATTGGGAAAGAGACGAGaaaggaaataa